A genomic segment from Antedon mediterranea chromosome 6, ecAntMedi1.1, whole genome shotgun sequence encodes:
- the LOC140051549 gene encoding radical S-adenosyl methionine domain-containing protein 1, mitochondrial-like: MTNCLVKELQTLLSISGIKKINSIFFGGGTPSLADPDMFERIINEVTKHVYMSSDAEISMEANPTALEGEKLVSFKSAGVNRISIGLQALDQRDLNILGRDHSVKESMNVLHQAKTLFPGCTSIDLMFARPGQTTSSWVKELEEILKHADDHISLYQLTLERGTELFNWYQKGEISVPESDVSAEMYKDAVCMLAEAGYDRYEVSNFARPGAQSQHNQAYWSGTQYIGIGPGAHGRFVPLNQHMYPDTSVQRVTDNHSMMKIDEKVPFKNGYLTYPPREARIQTLEPSPWMKEVIKYGHGTRRRVKQSTKEILQEIIMLGMRTKVGISSKIWSEYSNRVSLRDIFYDNKLVRILEDGELVELTDGYLRPTKSGLTVADSVTAELILVLDKYCQDI, encoded by the exons ATGACAAATTGCCTTGTAAAGGAATTACAGACTTTATTGTCGATTAGTGGAATCAAGAAGATAAACTCTATATTTTTTGGTGGTGGAACACCTAGTCTTGCTGATCCAGATATGTTTGAGAGAATTATAAATGAAGTTACTAAACATGTGTACATGTCTTCAGATGCAGAAATCTCAATGGAGGCTAATCCTACTGCGCTAGAAGGAGAGAAGTTAGTTTCATTTAAATCAGCTG gTGTCAACCGCATCTCCATTGGTTTACAAGCACTAGATCAAAGAGACCTTAACATTCTAGGTCGGGATCATTCCGTAAAGGAATCCATGAATGTTTTGCACCAAGCTAAGACACTCTTCCCAGGATGCACTTCCATAGATTTAATGTTTGCCAGACCAGGACAAACCACTTCATCTTGGGTTAAAGAACTGGAAGAGATTCTGAAACATGCAGATGATCATATCTCACTATATCAATTGACTTTGGAACGTGGAACAGAACTGTTTAATTGGTATCAAAAGGGAGAAATTTCTGTACCAGAGAGTGATGTAAGCGCAGAAATGTACAAAGATGCTGTTTGTATGCTAGCCGAGGCTGGGTACGACAGGTATGAGGTGTCTAATTTTGCCAGACCCGGTGCTCAAAGTCAACACAATCAAGCGTATTGGTCAGGCACTCAGTATATTGGAATTGGACCAGGGGCACACGGACGATTTGTACCCTTGAACCAGCATATGTATCCCGATACATCAGTGCAAAGGGTGACAGATAATCAttcaatgatgaaaattgatgAGAAGGTTCCATTTAAAAATGGGTATCTTACATATCCGCCAAGAGAAGCAAGAATCCAGACACTGGAACCGTCGCCATGGATGAAGGAAGTTATCAAATACGGCCACGGAACGCGAAGAAGAGTCAAACAAAGCACCAAAGAAATATTAcaagaaataataatgttgGGAATGAGAACAAAAGTTGGAATATCCAGTAAAATATGGTCGGAATATTCCAACAGAGTTTCGTTGAGGGACATTTTTTATGACAATAAGCTGGTTAGAATTTTAGAAGACGGTGAATTAGTGGAATTAACAGATGGATATTTAAGACCAACAAAATCTGGATTAACAGTCGCTGATAGTGTAACTGCGGAACTGATACTTGTTCTTGATAAATACTGTcaagatatataa
- the LOC140051413 gene encoding phosphatidate cytidylyltransferase 1-like isoform X1: protein MSSSPAMSELRHRDGQATDKTNDEPPTSSGCVPPETVGIPQINEPPIPAQKDHVPTILKRLPQRWQNWVIRGFFSMLLILGFVLIIWMGPVALTILVLLIEMMCFHEIISIGYAVYRSKDLPWFRSLSWYFLLCANYFVYGQSLKDYFGIVLHRDFEFLQFLIDYYRFISFILYIFGFIFFVLSLVKNYYLVQFTLFGWTHIGLLIVVSQSNLLTQTMFEGLIWFIISTLSVICNDIMAYMFGFFFGRTSLIKLSPKKTWEGFIGALFSTLVFAFFFAAILAPHPYLTCPAMFDSESHSFVMRCTPSSTFHLKEYHLPMILKDAFGILGFQLSTVTLYPAQLHAVVIAAFASLVGPFGGFFASGFKRAFKIKDFGDVIPGHGGIMDRFDCQFIMASFLYVYIFTFLKTANPQKLIQQLFQLPVEDQMTVYNSLQEHLVKSGAIEL from the exons ATGAGCAGTAGTCCCGCTATGAGTGAGCTGCGACACAGAGACGGTCAAGCTACGGATAAAACAAATGATGAG CCACCGACAAGCTCTGGATGTGTCCCTCCAGAGACGGTTGGGATACCACAAATAAATGAACCGCCAATACCTGCTCAGAAAGATCATGTGCCTACAATCTTAAAACGACTTCCACAAAG atggcAGAATTGGGTTATTCGTGGTTTCTTTTCCATGTTGCTTATCCTaggctttgttttaattatttggaTGGGACCAGTAGCATTGACTATTCTG GTGCTATTGATCGAGATGATGTGCTTTCATGAAATAATCAGTATCGGTTACGCTGTCTACCGATCAAAAGACTTGCCATGGTTCCGCTCACTCAGCTGGTATTTTCTTCTGTGTGCCAATTACTTTGTGTATGGACAGAGTTTAAAGGACTATTTTGGCATTGTTTTGCACAGGGACTTT gaaTTTCTCCAATTTCTTATAGACTATTATCGATTCATCTCTTTCATCTTGTATATATTTG gttttatCTTCTTTGTCCTATCGCTTGTAAAGAATTATTATCTTGTGCAATTCACTCTG TTTGGCTGGACTCATATTGGACTCCTCATTGTTGTCTCACAATCCAATCTGCTTACTCAAACCATGTTTGAAGGTCTCATATGGTTTATTATCTCAACATTATCTGTGATCTGTAATGACATCATGGCATATATGTTTG GATTCTTTTTTGGTCGTACATCGTTGATCAAGCTATCACCCAAGAAGACATGGGAAGGCTTTATTGGTGCTCTGTTTTCAACACTTGTTTTTGCATTTTTC TTTGCAGCAATTCTGGCTCCACATCCATATCTTACTTGCCCTGCTATG TTTGATTCAGAGAGTCACAGCTTTGTGATGAGATGTACTCCAAGTTCAACCTTCCACCTAAAGGAGTACCACTTGCCAATGATTTTGAAGGATGCCTTTGGTATT CTTGGATTCCAACTGAGTACAGTAACACTTTATCCAGCGCAGCTACACGCTGTTGTGATTGCAGCCTTTGCCTCGTTGGTGGGGCCATTCGGTGGCTTCTTTGCAAGCGGATTCAAAAGAGCATTCAAAATTAAG gattttgGAGATGTTATTCCAGGGCATGGCGGAATCATGGATAGGTTTGATTGTCAATTTATTATGGCATCATTCCTCTATGTCTACATCTTCACCTTTCTCAA AACTGCAAACCCTCAAAAACTAATTCAGCAGTTGTTCCAACTACCCGTTGAGGACCAGATGACGGTATACAACTCTTTACAGGAACATTTGGTGAAGAGTGGAGCAATTGAGCTATAA
- the LOC140051413 gene encoding phosphatidate cytidylyltransferase 1-like isoform X2 — MMRSRTVDIDPELPLGGPPTSSGCVPPETVGIPQINEPPIPAQKDHVPTILKRLPQRWQNWVIRGFFSMLLILGFVLIIWMGPVALTILVLLIEMMCFHEIISIGYAVYRSKDLPWFRSLSWYFLLCANYFVYGQSLKDYFGIVLHRDFEFLQFLIDYYRFISFILYIFGFIFFVLSLVKNYYLVQFTLFGWTHIGLLIVVSQSNLLTQTMFEGLIWFIISTLSVICNDIMAYMFGFFFGRTSLIKLSPKKTWEGFIGALFSTLVFAFFFAAILAPHPYLTCPAMFDSESHSFVMRCTPSSTFHLKEYHLPMILKDAFGILGFQLSTVTLYPAQLHAVVIAAFASLVGPFGGFFASGFKRAFKIKDFGDVIPGHGGIMDRFDCQFIMASFLYVYIFTFLKTANPQKLIQQLFQLPVEDQMTVYNSLQEHLVKSGAIEL, encoded by the exons ATGATGAG ATCTAGAACTGTAGATATAGATCCCGAATTGCCATTGGGAGGG CCACCGACAAGCTCTGGATGTGTCCCTCCAGAGACGGTTGGGATACCACAAATAAATGAACCGCCAATACCTGCTCAGAAAGATCATGTGCCTACAATCTTAAAACGACTTCCACAAAG atggcAGAATTGGGTTATTCGTGGTTTCTTTTCCATGTTGCTTATCCTaggctttgttttaattatttggaTGGGACCAGTAGCATTGACTATTCTG GTGCTATTGATCGAGATGATGTGCTTTCATGAAATAATCAGTATCGGTTACGCTGTCTACCGATCAAAAGACTTGCCATGGTTCCGCTCACTCAGCTGGTATTTTCTTCTGTGTGCCAATTACTTTGTGTATGGACAGAGTTTAAAGGACTATTTTGGCATTGTTTTGCACAGGGACTTT gaaTTTCTCCAATTTCTTATAGACTATTATCGATTCATCTCTTTCATCTTGTATATATTTG gttttatCTTCTTTGTCCTATCGCTTGTAAAGAATTATTATCTTGTGCAATTCACTCTG TTTGGCTGGACTCATATTGGACTCCTCATTGTTGTCTCACAATCCAATCTGCTTACTCAAACCATGTTTGAAGGTCTCATATGGTTTATTATCTCAACATTATCTGTGATCTGTAATGACATCATGGCATATATGTTTG GATTCTTTTTTGGTCGTACATCGTTGATCAAGCTATCACCCAAGAAGACATGGGAAGGCTTTATTGGTGCTCTGTTTTCAACACTTGTTTTTGCATTTTTC TTTGCAGCAATTCTGGCTCCACATCCATATCTTACTTGCCCTGCTATG TTTGATTCAGAGAGTCACAGCTTTGTGATGAGATGTACTCCAAGTTCAACCTTCCACCTAAAGGAGTACCACTTGCCAATGATTTTGAAGGATGCCTTTGGTATT CTTGGATTCCAACTGAGTACAGTAACACTTTATCCAGCGCAGCTACACGCTGTTGTGATTGCAGCCTTTGCCTCGTTGGTGGGGCCATTCGGTGGCTTCTTTGCAAGCGGATTCAAAAGAGCATTCAAAATTAAG gattttgGAGATGTTATTCCAGGGCATGGCGGAATCATGGATAGGTTTGATTGTCAATTTATTATGGCATCATTCCTCTATGTCTACATCTTCACCTTTCTCAA AACTGCAAACCCTCAAAAACTAATTCAGCAGTTGTTCCAACTACCCGTTGAGGACCAGATGACGGTATACAACTCTTTACAGGAACATTTGGTGAAGAGTGGAGCAATTGAGCTATAA